The Verrucomicrobiia bacterium genome has a segment encoding these proteins:
- a CDS encoding lamin tail domain-containing protein — protein MSPEPGLNMTFRYPAILVALTSCISLFAQMGTIVINEINYAPNGDGNPAEFIELYNPGTNSVDLSGWRFDSGITYTFPAGSLISSNGFVVISGDPARFAARWGFTPLGPWSGRLANEGEQVRLRDAGNGTLDSVTYGIGFPWPTAARKGSSMELIHPLLNNALPGSWRSSGQASSAAEPQSYIPANDVSWRYRKGTSEASSPISSWRELGFVENATWATGRTSIGYGDSDDHTILSDMRNGYRSLFLRRVFVIEEGQIPAALKLKARVDDGCIVWINGTEVARFHVSPGLVPTFDSEADNHDADVVAFEETNLLNAAAFLNAGSNIVAVQAFNSSIGSTDFSIDVALEEWVGDASTAPTPGLVNSCFSSNAPPSIDQVEHSPAQPASGEEVIVTAWISDPDGVASATLRYQAVNPGSYLRKTDPSYSTSWLSVAMNDAGADGDVVAGDMIFTGRIPAVTQTNRRLVRYTIEAADSSEQLVRVPYADDGSPNFGYFVYDGIPEWRGAFKPGVTPVNTYPPSVIGSLPAYHLIANRTDVINSQYESSYNGQRFYGTLVYDGQVYDHVQFNNRGEGSTYVTGKNKWRIHFNTAREFQARDNWGQPYGIPWDELNLNAGASPWCAVHRGMAGVEEAVSFRLYELLGLASSRTHFVHFRVIDDASETGTSQFQGGDASGVNGGDLWGVYLAIEQPDGSFLDERGLEDGNVYKIEGNNGDQKHQGDDQPSDGSDWAAFRNASGSGQSEAWWRQNMNLEAFYNFHAGNRFLGNVDLRTGFNHYFYHAPDNRWQVIPWDLDMMFIPKEHQGGTIVQNNCLNVAAIRLEFRNRARELLDLIGSDAGTNGGQIGQLIHEYASIVAPPGTKTNWVTLDAAMWNLNPRTRGDENVHSGQTSHRGNFFWTPFTDDRIGGTWVRTLATPDFAGSMRYLLDYTTDKFPAGNTWSVNNGDPRGYGYRFLQLEGLDGLAPSRPSASHVGAAGFQVDDLRFQASAYAGPQPFMASQWRVGEISAPGIPLHNPNLPWIYEVTDVWRSAEILSNGVASIPAGVLELGRTYRVRVRHKDITGRWSRWSQPVQFVPVPGASTVTRSNLVISEFMYNPSAASAGEAAAGYSDKQLFEYVELLNVSTNELELEGLEFTTGITFEFSAGAKLSPGARTLVVNDTNAFAMRYGDALPVAGIFSGNLNNSGEQLVLAFNGDVIHDFLYSDGSHPEGSDPWPAAADGSGSSLVLMNPETAPEHNVPGNWRSSTSTNGSPNRPDLINYEEWKRRYPALGSAQADDDDDGWSNESEYVFGTSPTDFTEIPETLSARVQTLNVNGSEEEFLVVESFRSAESGDVVFGVEFSSDLFSWPFSGIFLDVTTNSHMLIERWRFPVPASDAGKAFGRARAYVR, from the coding sequence ATGTCACCCGAACCTGGTTTGAACATGACCTTCCGTTATCCCGCCATCCTGGTCGCCCTGACGTCCTGCATATCGCTTTTTGCCCAGATGGGCACCATCGTCATCAACGAAATCAACTACGCACCCAACGGGGATGGGAATCCTGCTGAATTCATCGAGCTCTACAATCCCGGAACAAACAGTGTCGACTTGTCAGGCTGGCGTTTCGATTCAGGTATCACCTACACGTTCCCTGCCGGATCGTTGATCAGCTCGAATGGGTTTGTTGTGATTTCCGGAGATCCCGCGCGGTTCGCTGCGCGATGGGGATTCACTCCGCTGGGACCCTGGAGCGGGAGGCTTGCGAATGAGGGCGAGCAGGTGCGGTTGCGTGATGCTGGAAATGGCACGTTGGACAGCGTGACGTACGGAATTGGGTTCCCGTGGCCGACGGCCGCCAGGAAAGGATCGTCCATGGAGTTGATTCACCCGCTCTTGAATAACGCGCTTCCCGGATCTTGGCGCTCGTCAGGACAGGCTTCGAGCGCAGCTGAACCGCAGTCCTATATTCCGGCGAATGATGTTTCGTGGCGGTATCGAAAGGGAACGAGCGAAGCTTCGTCTCCGATTTCTTCCTGGCGCGAACTGGGTTTCGTCGAGAATGCCACCTGGGCAACCGGCCGAACATCCATCGGTTATGGCGATTCCGATGACCACACAATCCTCAGCGACATGCGAAACGGATACCGCAGTTTGTTTCTGCGCCGCGTTTTCGTGATCGAAGAAGGTCAGATTCCGGCAGCACTAAAGCTCAAGGCGCGAGTGGATGATGGCTGCATCGTCTGGATCAATGGAACCGAGGTGGCGCGGTTCCACGTCTCTCCGGGCCTTGTTCCCACGTTCGATTCAGAGGCCGACAACCACGATGCTGATGTGGTTGCCTTCGAGGAGACCAACCTGCTGAACGCAGCGGCGTTCCTGAATGCCGGGTCGAACATTGTCGCAGTTCAAGCATTCAACTCCTCAATTGGCAGCACGGATTTTTCCATCGACGTCGCCCTCGAAGAATGGGTGGGCGACGCGAGCACGGCCCCCACACCCGGCCTCGTGAATTCCTGCTTTTCGAGCAACGCTCCACCATCGATCGACCAGGTCGAGCACTCACCCGCGCAACCGGCGAGCGGGGAGGAAGTGATTGTTACAGCATGGATCAGTGACCCCGACGGCGTTGCCTCGGCCACGCTCAGGTACCAGGCTGTTAATCCTGGCAGCTACCTGCGAAAGACGGATCCGAGTTACAGCACGTCATGGCTAAGCGTTGCCATGAATGATGCTGGCGCGGACGGCGATGTTGTTGCGGGGGACATGATTTTTACGGGCAGAATTCCCGCGGTGACACAAACCAATCGGCGGCTGGTCCGTTACACCATAGAGGCGGCGGACAGTTCAGAGCAACTCGTGCGAGTGCCCTACGCGGACGATGGCAGTCCCAATTTCGGTTACTTTGTTTATGATGGAATTCCTGAATGGCGCGGTGCATTCAAGCCGGGCGTCACGCCCGTCAACACCTATCCCCCGAGCGTAATCGGCTCGTTGCCTGCCTACCATTTGATCGCGAATCGAACCGACGTCATCAACAGCCAATACGAGAGCTCCTATAACGGCCAGCGTTTTTACGGAACCCTGGTTTATGACGGGCAGGTCTATGATCACGTGCAATTCAACAACCGTGGTGAAGGCTCCACGTACGTGACAGGAAAGAATAAATGGCGCATCCACTTCAATACGGCCCGCGAGTTTCAGGCGCGGGACAATTGGGGGCAGCCGTACGGGATTCCCTGGGACGAATTGAACCTGAACGCAGGGGCCAGTCCATGGTGCGCGGTGCATCGCGGAATGGCGGGCGTGGAGGAGGCGGTCTCGTTCAGGCTTTACGAATTGCTCGGCCTGGCTTCGTCGCGAACGCACTTCGTTCATTTCCGCGTGATCGACGATGCATCTGAAACCGGCACGTCACAGTTCCAGGGCGGCGATGCCTCGGGTGTGAATGGCGGTGATCTTTGGGGTGTCTATCTCGCGATCGAGCAACCCGATGGCTCGTTCCTGGACGAACGCGGCTTGGAGGACGGCAACGTTTACAAGATCGAGGGGAACAATGGAGACCAGAAGCATCAGGGAGACGATCAACCCTCTGACGGTTCAGACTGGGCGGCATTCCGCAACGCCAGCGGGTCTGGCCAAAGCGAGGCCTGGTGGCGGCAGAACATGAACCTCGAGGCGTTCTACAACTTCCACGCTGGCAACCGGTTCCTTGGCAACGTCGATCTGCGGACTGGTTTCAACCATTACTTTTATCACGCTCCCGACAACCGGTGGCAGGTGATTCCGTGGGACCTGGATATGATGTTCATCCCCAAAGAGCATCAAGGCGGGACGATTGTGCAAAACAATTGCCTTAACGTGGCGGCGATCCGCCTGGAGTTTCGGAATCGCGCGCGCGAACTGCTGGACCTTATTGGATCGGACGCCGGCACGAACGGCGGACAGATCGGGCAGTTGATTCACGAATACGCGAGCATCGTCGCGCCGCCCGGAACCAAAACAAACTGGGTGACCCTGGACGCCGCAATGTGGAATTTGAATCCGCGCACAAGGGGTGATGAGAACGTGCACAGCGGCCAGACGAGTCACCGCGGGAATTTTTTCTGGACGCCCTTCACCGACGATCGCATTGGCGGCACTTGGGTGCGCACGCTCGCCACGCCGGATTTCGCGGGTTCGATGCGCTACCTGCTCGACTACACCACTGATAAATTCCCGGCTGGCAACACTTGGTCCGTGAATAACGGGGACCCGCGTGGTTACGGGTATAGGTTTCTTCAACTGGAAGGACTCGACGGTTTGGCTCCCTCGAGACCCTCGGCAAGCCATGTCGGCGCCGCGGGTTTTCAGGTGGACGATCTGCGTTTCCAGGCAAGTGCGTATGCGGGACCGCAGCCCTTTATGGCGTCACAGTGGCGTGTGGGGGAAATCTCGGCGCCCGGAATACCCCTCCACAATCCCAACCTGCCGTGGATTTACGAAGTGACGGATGTCTGGCGTTCGGCGGAGATTCTCTCGAACGGCGTTGCATCGATTCCGGCTGGAGTTCTGGAGTTGGGCCGTACCTATCGTGTTCGCGTGCGGCACAAGGACATCACGGGCCGGTGGAGCCGATGGTCTCAACCTGTGCAGTTCGTCCCGGTGCCGGGTGCATCGACTGTGACGCGCAGCAACCTCGTGATCAGCGAATTCATGTATAATCCGTCGGCTGCGAGCGCTGGGGAAGCTGCAGCCGGCTACAGTGACAAGCAGCTTTTCGAGTATGTCGAGTTGCTGAATGTCAGCACGAACGAACTGGAACTGGAGGGACTCGAGTTCACAACGGGAATCACTTTCGAGTTTTCGGCGGGCGCAAAGCTTTCGCCCGGTGCCCGCACTCTCGTGGTGAACGACACGAACGCGTTTGCCATGAGGTATGGCGATGCGCTGCCCGTTGCAGGCATCTTTTCCGGAAACCTGAACAACTCAGGCGAGCAGTTGGTGCTGGCATTCAATGGAGACGTCATTCACGACTTCTTGTATTCCGATGGCAGCCATCCCGAAGGTTCGGATCCATGGCCGGCCGCGGCGGACGGTTCCGGTTCGAGCCTTGTCCTGATGAATCCAGAGACGGCGCCAGAACACAACGTGCCGGGAAACTGGCGGTCGAGCACGAGCACCAACGGAAGTCCCAATCGTCCCGACCTCATTAACTACGAGGAATGGAAGCGTCGATACCCGGCATTGGGATCGGCTCAGGCCGATGATGATGATGACGGATGGTCGAATGAATCCGAGTATGTGTTTGGCACTTCACCCACGGACTTCACCGAGATCCCGGAAACGCTGAGCGCGCGGGTGCAAACGTTGAATGTAAATGGGAGCGAGGAGGAATTTCTCGTCGTGGAAAGCTTTCGATCGGCCGAGAGCGGCGATGTTGTTTTTGGGGTGGAGTTTTCGTCGGATTTATTCAGCTGGCCGTTTTCCGGAATCTTTCTGGATGTGACCACGAACAGCCACATGCTGATCGAGCGCTGGCGTTTTCCGGTTCCCGCGAGCGACGCGGGAAAAGCCTTCGGCCGCGCGCGAGCTTACGTCCGGTAG
- a CDS encoding RtcB family protein: MNTKELIRLGVPPGEATRRGMEYISKYILKGLDRSRLSEDVEAVVRNPALFKDDELRGEFAKVLLRTDRAIREAPAAWRQWGEGLESEAINQMGRACQLPVAVAGALMPDAHVGYGLPIGGVLATDGAVIPYAVGVDIACRMKLTVLDRPLRELDRQREKLTKAIEAETRFGVGATFKQRRHHEVMDADWSVSKITKQNKDRAWSQLGTSGSGNHFVEFGVFTAEQPIQNLPPGEYVALLSHSGSRGTGASVCDYYSKLAMTQHPDLPKEHKHLAWLSLDSPEGREYWDAMDLMGRYAAANHSLIHQHIARHLGLDVLLDVENHHNFAWKERHVIDGVERDVVVHRKGATPAGKGVFGVIPGSMASPGFLVRGKGNEASLKSASHGAGRVMSRTKAMETFEWEKVNRVLKERGVKLISAGLDEVPGVYKDIHQVMAAQADLVEVLGRFDPKLVKMAPHGERPED, translated from the coding sequence ATGAACACGAAAGAATTGATCCGGCTCGGAGTGCCGCCTGGGGAAGCCACGCGGCGTGGAATGGAATACATTTCGAAATACATCCTGAAGGGGCTTGATCGATCGAGGCTCAGCGAGGATGTGGAGGCGGTCGTGCGCAATCCCGCATTGTTCAAGGATGATGAACTGCGCGGCGAGTTTGCAAAGGTGTTGCTGCGAACCGATCGCGCCATTCGCGAAGCTCCCGCTGCATGGCGTCAGTGGGGAGAAGGACTCGAATCGGAGGCCATTAACCAAATGGGCCGCGCCTGCCAATTGCCCGTCGCGGTGGCAGGAGCGCTCATGCCGGATGCGCACGTCGGTTACGGTCTGCCCATTGGAGGCGTGCTTGCGACTGACGGAGCCGTGATTCCCTACGCAGTCGGCGTGGATATCGCCTGCCGCATGAAGCTGACCGTGCTCGATCGGCCGTTGCGCGAACTGGATCGGCAGCGCGAGAAACTCACCAAAGCGATCGAAGCGGAGACGCGCTTTGGCGTTGGCGCCACATTCAAACAGCGGCGTCACCATGAAGTGATGGATGCAGATTGGTCCGTCAGCAAAATCACGAAACAGAACAAGGATCGCGCGTGGTCACAGCTGGGAACGAGCGGAAGTGGAAACCATTTCGTGGAGTTCGGGGTGTTCACGGCGGAGCAGCCGATCCAAAATCTTCCCCCGGGTGAATATGTCGCGCTCCTGAGCCATAGCGGAAGCCGGGGCACGGGTGCATCCGTATGCGATTATTACAGCAAGCTCGCCATGACGCAGCACCCGGACCTCCCGAAGGAGCACAAGCATCTTGCGTGGTTGTCGCTCGATTCACCCGAAGGCCGCGAGTATTGGGATGCAATGGATCTGATGGGCCGTTACGCAGCTGCCAATCATTCGCTGATTCATCAGCACATCGCGCGGCATCTCGGTTTGGACGTGCTTCTCGACGTCGAGAACCACCACAATTTCGCGTGGAAGGAACGGCACGTCATTGATGGTGTCGAGCGCGACGTGGTGGTGCATCGCAAAGGCGCGACGCCAGCTGGCAAGGGTGTGTTCGGAGTGATTCCGGGTTCGATGGCATCACCTGGATTTCTCGTGCGTGGAAAAGGAAATGAAGCATCGTTGAAATCGGCATCGCACGGCGCGGGCCGGGTGATGAGCCGGACGAAGGCGATGGAAACGTTCGAATGGGAGAAGGTCAATCGCGTGTTGAAAGAACGCGGTGTGAAGCTGATTTCGGCAGGGCTGGATGAAGTGCCAGGTGTTTACAAAGACATCCATCAGGTGATGGCGGCGCAGGCGGACCTGGTTGAGGTGCTCGGCCGCTTCGATCCGAAGCTTGTGAAGATGGCGCCGCATGGGGAGCGCCCGGAAGATTGA